A genomic region of Jeotgalibaca ciconiae contains the following coding sequences:
- the smpB gene encoding SsrA-binding protein SmpB — protein MPKGEGKVLAQNRQARYEYTILETFEAGMVLKGTEIKSIRGGKINIRDGYVTIHNGEAILQNVHISPFEKGNIFNHDPIRSRKLLLHKKQIQSLAGQTKTQGITIVPLKVYIKDGYAKVLIGVAKGKKKYDKRESLKQKDMKREVERALKNH, from the coding sequence ATGCCAAAGGGAGAAGGGAAAGTATTAGCTCAGAACAGGCAAGCACGATATGAATATACAATTTTAGAAACTTTTGAAGCTGGAATGGTGCTAAAAGGAACTGAAATTAAGTCAATCCGCGGTGGAAAGATTAATATACGGGATGGCTACGTTACGATTCATAACGGAGAAGCGATACTTCAAAATGTACATATCAGCCCATTCGAAAAAGGAAATATCTTTAATCATGACCCGATACGATCTAGAAAATTGTTGTTACATAAAAAACAAATTCAATCGTTAGCTGGTCAGACAAAAACTCAAGGAATAACCATTGTCCCTTTAAAGGTATACATTAAAGATGGGTATGCAAAAGTACTGATCGGTGTAGCAAAAGGGAAAAAGAAGTATGACAAGCGAGAGTCACTAAAGCAAAAAGATATGAAACGGGAAGTAGAAAGAGCATTAAAAAATCATTGA
- a CDS encoding metallophosphoesterase family protein, giving the protein MFTKQRLTGAYKTARVEKFDKTTKYVFISDHHRGDGSMSDEFTRNRNIFQHAIDYYYKNGFTYVEAGDGDELWEYQDAKLIKNAHPEVFSTIKKFYDDDRFIMMYGNHNIYIKNKSYVEEHYYTNYDEYSETFFDFLKGIEPIEALVLKHPETGQEILTVHGHQGDAPNDQLWIFTMLSLKYFWRFLHAFGIRNPVSPVKNIYRRHKIEKNYSKWIEENKMMLICGHTHRFKFPKKDALPYFNLGCCVYPTIITAIELEGETIQLVRWKIKGNEEGVLNIVREIMRGPAHVSEFDMRREDYGIN; this is encoded by the coding sequence ATGTTTACGAAGCAACGATTAACAGGTGCTTACAAGACTGCAAGGGTAGAAAAGTTCGATAAAACAACCAAATATGTGTTTATTAGTGACCACCATCGTGGGGATGGCAGTATGTCGGATGAATTTACTCGCAATAGGAATATTTTTCAGCATGCAATTGATTATTACTATAAGAACGGCTTTACTTACGTAGAAGCTGGTGATGGTGATGAGCTGTGGGAATACCAAGATGCTAAATTGATTAAAAATGCTCATCCAGAAGTTTTTTCAACGATAAAGAAGTTTTATGATGATGACCGATTTATTATGATGTATGGAAACCATAATATTTATATAAAAAACAAATCCTATGTCGAGGAGCATTACTATACAAACTATGATGAGTATTCGGAAACTTTTTTTGATTTCTTAAAGGGAATCGAGCCGATTGAAGCATTAGTTCTCAAACATCCTGAAACTGGGCAAGAAATTCTGACGGTTCATGGACATCAGGGGGACGCTCCAAATGATCAACTGTGGATTTTTACAATGTTGTCCTTGAAATATTTCTGGCGTTTCCTGCATGCTTTTGGAATCCGAAATCCGGTTAGTCCGGTAAAAAATATTTATCGCCGGCATAAAATTGAAAAAAATTATTCTAAATGGATTGAAGAAAATAAAATGATGCTGATTTGTGGACATACCCATCGTTTTAAATTTCCAAAAAAAGATGCTTTGCCTTACTTTAACCTTGGCTGTTGTGTGTATCCAACCATTATTACTGCCATTGAGTTGGAAGGGGAAACCATTCAATTGGTTCGTTGGAAAATCAAAGGAAATGAAGAGGGCGTGTTAAATATTGTTCGAGAAATTATGCGTGGTCCTGCGCATGTTTCGGAGTTTGATATGCGAAGAGAAGATTATGGAATAAATTAA
- a CDS encoding histidine phosphatase family protein has protein sequence MAKGVTFYFMRHGETYLNQYNRMQGWSDAPLTNRGKRDVSRSGAGLSNVKFDAVYCSDLRRTFETAQIILKENEHKDTPNVKAMPEFREIFFGSFEGLDATETWSNLHQFLGYENGIDYSDSTSVMKELNGLRKMDPYNEAEDYLMFWLRVERGLIKLIDKHRDTGQNILIVSHGMTIRNMIHALIPDFQIDRHLDNASISVVSYYDGFYHLEKFNSIAHFAPDHTPGPDEEPETHKILPSDKDTDDEIPIKE, from the coding sequence ATGGCTAAGGGAGTAACATTTTATTTTATGAGACATGGCGAGACGTATTTAAACCAATACAATCGCATGCAAGGCTGGTCAGATGCTCCTTTGACGAATAGAGGAAAACGTGATGTATCGCGTAGCGGCGCTGGACTTTCAAATGTAAAATTTGATGCTGTTTATTGTAGTGATTTGAGAAGAACCTTTGAGACTGCTCAAATTATTTTAAAAGAAAACGAACATAAAGATACGCCAAATGTAAAAGCAATGCCTGAATTCCGGGAGATTTTCTTTGGTTCTTTTGAAGGATTGGATGCGACGGAAACATGGTCGAACCTACATCAATTTTTAGGCTATGAAAATGGAATTGATTATTCAGACAGCACTTCTGTTATGAAAGAATTAAATGGCTTGCGCAAAATGGATCCTTATAACGAAGCGGAAGATTATTTAATGTTTTGGCTGCGGGTAGAGAGAGGGTTAATCAAGTTAATTGATAAACATCGTGATACCGGACAAAACATTTTAATAGTATCGCATGGTATGACCATTCGAAATATGATCCATGCATTGATTCCTGATTTTCAAATCGATCGTCATTTAGATAATGCAAGTATATCAGTTGTCAGCTACTACGATGGCTTTTATCATTTGGAGAAGTTTAATAGTATCGCCCACTTTGCGCCTGATCATACCCCAGGTCCAGATGAAGAACCGGAAACGCATAAAATTCTTCCAAGCGACAAAGATACTGATGATGAAATACCTATAAAAGAATAA
- a CDS encoding DUF2179 domain-containing protein encodes MDFSLIVKIFMISFVYVTLSTIRFMLTMKGYRILAPLLSMVEIVIYVTGLSIVMSSLDNPLNLAAYAIGYGVGIGLGIKIEDWLALGYTMVTVMTSDPTTSMTQKLREAGYGVTIVNAYGKDGERKMLHVLSTRKNERDLINKVLEVDEKAFIYSSDPKYIHGGFWSKRVRNR; translated from the coding sequence ATGGATTTTAGTTTAATTGTCAAAATTTTTATGATTAGTTTTGTTTATGTCACTTTGAGTACCATTCGTTTCATGCTGACAATGAAAGGGTACCGGATTTTAGCCCCCTTGTTAAGTATGGTAGAAATCGTTATTTATGTGACAGGTTTGAGTATCGTGATGAGCAGTCTTGATAATCCATTGAATCTGGCAGCCTATGCCATTGGCTATGGGGTTGGAATTGGTTTGGGAATTAAAATAGAAGATTGGTTAGCACTCGGTTATACAATGGTGACGGTCATGACATCGGATCCGACAACTTCTATGACACAGAAATTACGCGAAGCGGGATATGGTGTTACAATCGTAAATGCTTATGGAAAAGATGGCGAAAGAAAGATGCTCCACGTTCTTTCAACTCGTAAAAATGAAAGAGATTTGATAAACAAAGTTCTAGAAGTTGACGAGAAAGCTTTTATCTATTCCTCCGATCCTAAATATATTCACGGTGGTTTTTGGTCCAAACGGGTCCGAAATCGTTAA
- a CDS encoding fructose-1,6-bisphosphatase, protein MIVQTDKYLRLLSKEYPTIADTVTEIINLEAIMNLPKATEHFISDLHGEYYAVQHVLRNGSGNVKEKIKEIFQGRLSSKEMNQLATIIYYPDKKIDLIVSSLETQEEIEEFFILTTTRITELCAFVVSKYTRSKVRKALPSDYAYIIEELLFKDTIMSNKEDYYDKIIKTVISLKRGKELIAAFAYVIQRLVVDHLHVVGDIYDRGPYPDRIIDTLMDGHELDIQWGNHDVLWMGAASGSAACMANVIRICARYDNLEIIEDAYGISLRSLMLFSEMNYLEDRYEPFMPKINPDSEEKIYPEEIRQIAKMNQAISIIQFKLEGEIIKRHPEFEMDDRLLLSKIDYAKGTIMLGGKEYPLTCDYFPTIDPKNPYKLTEEEEVVVQKLMDGFLNSERLHKHIQFLYSRGSMYLKYNENLLFHGCVPLNKDGSFMEMTINQKKYSGKALLDKYEDVLRKGYLNRKKENQEYLDYIWYQWEGKASSLFGKDKMTTFERLYISDKRTHIEEKNIYYKERDNVETCERILEEFGLDPSKGHIINGHTPVKEKRGENPLKADGKLIVIDGGFSKAYQDTTGLAGYTLLYNSFGMQLVSHQPFTSVHDALVNEIDIVSTRRIVDKELERKTVRETDVGIRLTQQVQDLQKLLAAYQEGHIVETVKKK, encoded by the coding sequence ATGATTGTTCAAACTGATAAGTATCTACGTTTACTTTCTAAGGAGTATCCTACAATTGCTGATACAGTGACTGAAATAATAAATCTAGAAGCGATTATGAATTTACCGAAAGCTACTGAGCACTTTATTAGTGATTTGCATGGGGAGTACTATGCAGTACAGCATGTACTTAGGAACGGTTCAGGAAACGTAAAAGAAAAAATTAAAGAAATTTTCCAAGGCAGATTGAGTAGCAAAGAAATGAATCAATTGGCTACTATTATTTATTATCCAGATAAGAAAATTGATTTGATTGTTTCATCTTTGGAAACACAAGAAGAAATCGAAGAGTTTTTCATTTTAACGACAACGCGAATTACTGAACTGTGTGCTTTTGTTGTATCAAAATATACACGTTCAAAAGTACGGAAAGCTTTACCGTCAGATTATGCATACATAATTGAAGAACTTTTATTCAAAGATACGATTATGTCGAATAAAGAAGACTACTATGATAAGATTATTAAGACGGTAATTTCTTTAAAACGTGGAAAAGAATTGATTGCTGCTTTTGCCTATGTCATTCAGCGACTAGTAGTGGATCATCTGCATGTGGTGGGAGATATTTATGATCGGGGTCCTTACCCGGATCGTATCATCGATACTTTGATGGATGGACACGAGCTGGATATTCAATGGGGAAACCATGATGTCTTATGGATGGGGGCGGCGAGTGGATCGGCGGCCTGTATGGCGAATGTTATCCGCATCTGTGCCCGCTATGATAATCTAGAGATTATTGAAGATGCTTATGGAATTTCTTTGCGTTCTTTGATGCTATTTTCAGAGATGAATTATTTAGAGGATCGCTATGAGCCTTTTATGCCAAAAATTAATCCAGATTCTGAAGAAAAGATTTACCCCGAAGAAATCCGTCAAATTGCCAAAATGAATCAAGCAATTTCTATTATCCAATTTAAGTTAGAAGGAGAAATTATCAAGCGCCACCCTGAATTTGAGATGGATGATCGTTTGCTTTTATCGAAAATTGATTATGCGAAAGGGACTATCATGCTTGGTGGGAAAGAATATCCATTAACTTGCGATTATTTCCCAACGATTGATCCAAAAAATCCATACAAGCTAACAGAGGAAGAAGAAGTCGTTGTTCAGAAATTAATGGATGGTTTCTTGAATTCAGAACGTCTCCATAAACATATTCAGTTTCTGTATAGCAGAGGCAGTATGTATTTAAAATACAATGAGAATTTATTATTCCATGGATGCGTCCCACTAAACAAAGATGGCAGCTTCATGGAGATGACAATCAACCAAAAAAAATATAGCGGTAAAGCTTTGCTGGATAAATATGAAGATGTATTGCGTAAGGGATATTTAAATCGGAAAAAGGAAAATCAAGAATACCTGGATTATATTTGGTACCAGTGGGAAGGCAAAGCTTCTTCTTTATTTGGAAAAGACAAAATGACTACTTTTGAGCGACTATATATCAGTGATAAAAGAACGCATATTGAAGAAAAAAATATTTATTACAAAGAACGAGACAATGTCGAGACTTGTGAACGAATTTTAGAAGAATTCGGACTGGATCCATCAAAAGGTCATATTATTAATGGACATACGCCAGTAAAAGAAAAAAGAGGCGAAAACCCATTAAAAGCGGACGGCAAATTAATCGTCATTGATGGTGGTTTTTCAAAGGCTTATCAAGATACGACCGGACTGGCTGGATATACCTTGCTTTATAATTCATTTGGCATGCAACTTGTTTCACATCAGCCATTTACTTCTGTCCATGACGCATTAGTAAATGAAATTGATATTGTTTCTACACGCAGAATCGTAGATAAGGAATTAGAACGGAAGACTGTACGAGAAACAGATGTGGGCATTCGCTTAACACAGCAAGTACAGGATTTACAAAAATTGTTAGCTGCCTATCAAGAAGGGCATATTGTTGAAACAGTTAAAAAGAAATAG